Proteins encoded by one window of Halobaculum halobium:
- a CDS encoding DUF7563 family protein, which yields MPECRNCSSFVTERYVRVFAPEGMNNVRVCPSCEDMVREGASVREARSKRV from the coding sequence ATGCCGGAGTGCAGGAACTGTAGTTCGTTCGTCACCGAGCGGTACGTCCGAGTGTTCGCCCCGGAAGGGATGAACAACGTCCGCGTGTGTCCCTCCTGTGAGGACATGGTCCGCGAGGGCGCCAGCGTTCGAGAGGCGCGGTCCAAGCGCGTGTAA